One part of the Halobellus ruber genome encodes these proteins:
- a CDS encoding CARDB domain-containing protein yields MSLLGLDDGEAIRVWIAVAAVVSAIAVGVVPVQAQTDVTLTYTSSGQPAGSELVAAGDTYQHTVAVDTNATSGPVELVLFYNDSANISYESYTATLGGSNLSMVTATSTVTVDGRTMTRVRFVNRSPPTSGTETLRLTADLEMPDAVATEEVYTGGTHAPSGTVLPRRTTAVTTSRPDLSVGGVSLTPSSPTQGESVLVNATVRNRGRIVAPSSQIALQVNGTSVASTSVSLAAGNNTSVSFSWTPSAAGTRGVTIIADQRNTIPELVEINNRVTVTADVGSSSPTGGGGGGGGGGGGGGAAGSGDEGATVFPLLNADPNVVEEASTEQQTVEFEETDSVARVTFEDNPPESVTVSEFAGLSDSITALVTERISEDADGIEDQSDVDFVTIVDVSLSSQTSSQTPATVEMEVPAEQLDNPENAVIAHRTAGGWELRETTVQGVEGGTVTLTTSVESFSLFAVVERSPSQATSPTSTPEVTTDGTTSPDVTQTPETPEEVDTPQPATTVTEPGGFSVPVLVITLVVLGGVIVAVVVLRRQDVL; encoded by the coding sequence ATGTCGCTACTTGGACTCGATGATGGGGAAGCCATACGAGTATGGATCGCGGTTGCCGCTGTGGTGAGTGCCATCGCCGTCGGGGTCGTTCCAGTGCAGGCTCAGACCGATGTGACTCTCACCTACACATCATCGGGACAGCCCGCAGGATCGGAGCTCGTCGCAGCGGGAGACACCTATCAGCATACGGTGGCTGTCGATACCAACGCGACGTCGGGGCCCGTTGAGTTGGTACTGTTCTATAACGACTCGGCAAACATCTCCTACGAATCATACACGGCCACTCTGGGGGGATCAAACCTTTCTATGGTCACCGCTACATCAACAGTAACCGTCGACGGACGGACGATGACGCGCGTTCGCTTCGTAAACCGATCTCCACCAACGTCCGGAACGGAAACCCTCCGGCTTACCGCTGATCTCGAGATGCCCGACGCCGTTGCGACTGAAGAGGTTTATACGGGTGGCACGCACGCCCCGAGTGGGACGGTCCTCCCCCGCCGTACGACGGCGGTGACGACGTCTCGACCTGACCTCTCCGTCGGCGGGGTTTCACTCACCCCGTCGTCACCAACGCAAGGAGAATCGGTACTGGTGAATGCGACGGTCCGAAACCGCGGACGGATCGTTGCACCAAGCAGTCAGATTGCTCTCCAAGTAAACGGCACCTCGGTGGCCAGTACGTCGGTATCGCTCGCGGCAGGGAATAATACGAGCGTTTCATTTAGTTGGACCCCCTCAGCGGCCGGAACCCGGGGAGTGACCATCATCGCTGATCAGAGAAACACTATCCCGGAGTTAGTTGAGATCAACAACCGGGTTACTGTGACGGCCGATGTAGGGTCGTCATCGCCAACTGGTGGCGGCGGAGGTGGTGGCGGCGGAGGTGGTGGCGGCGGAGCAGCCGGATCCGGTGACGAGGGTGCCACCGTCTTCCCCCTGCTTAATGCAGATCCAAATGTCGTCGAAGAAGCCAGTACTGAGCAGCAAACTGTCGAATTTGAGGAGACCGACTCGGTCGCCCGCGTCACTTTTGAGGACAATCCTCCTGAATCAGTCACTGTCTCCGAGTTTGCAGGCCTATCGGATTCGATCACCGCGTTGGTCACTGAGCGGATCTCGGAGGACGCGGACGGAATTGAAGATCAGTCAGATGTTGATTTCGTCACTATCGTTGATGTCTCGCTGAGCTCTCAAACGTCCAGCCAAACGCCAGCGACGGTCGAAATGGAAGTACCCGCCGAGCAACTGGACAACCCGGAGAACGCGGTTATCGCACATCGGACTGCCGGGGGATGGGAGCTGCGGGAGACGACTGTGCAGGGGGTGGAGGGTGGAACAGTGACTCTGACCACATCCGTCGAATCGTTCTCACTATTTGCCGTCGTTGAACGGTCTCCGTCACAGGCGACATCACCAACGTCAACGCCCGAAGTGACGACTGACGGAACGACATCACCGGACGTGACGCAGACACCCGAAACACCCGAAGAGGTTGATACACCACAGCCCGCGACAACTGTTACAGAACCGGGTGGGTTCAGCGTACCTGTACTCGTGATTACTCTCGTGGTATTAGGCGGGGTTATCGTTGCTGTGGTAGTCCTGCGACGGCAAGACGTACTGTAA
- a CDS encoding SHOCT domain-containing protein, translating to MQDGRAPGSDQPHEPFADADDPVVGAVALLVLGAGLGSLFGLPVLNAVEFWVIFAIGYAVVVPLTALLRGRVADTGTDPPRDRSRDAERADSRGIDDAGADDVDAALERLRDRYARGDLSEAQFERKLEALLETETPEDARERLDGTRNSEARAGDAARERERDR from the coding sequence ATGCAGGACGGCCGCGCCCCGGGCTCGGACCAGCCCCACGAGCCGTTCGCCGACGCCGATGACCCCGTCGTTGGCGCCGTTGCGCTCCTGGTGCTCGGAGCGGGACTGGGGTCGCTGTTCGGCCTCCCGGTGCTGAACGCCGTCGAGTTCTGGGTGATCTTCGCCATCGGATACGCGGTCGTGGTTCCGCTGACGGCGCTGCTCCGCGGGCGGGTCGCCGACACGGGGACGGATCCCCCACGCGACCGATCCAGGGACGCCGAACGGGCCGACTCCCGGGGTATCGACGACGCCGGGGCAGACGACGTCGACGCCGCGCTCGAACGCCTCCGGGATCGCTACGCCCGCGGCGACCTCTCGGAGGCGCAGTTCGAGCGGAAACTGGAAGCGCTGTTGGAGACGGAGACCCCGGAGGACGCCCGCGAGCGGCTGGACGGAACGCGGAACTCCGAGGCACGCGCCGGGGACGCCGCGCGGGAGCGCGAACGGGATCGGTGA
- a CDS encoding AAA family ATPase, producing MDAPLWTETHAPSLSELPQSEVRERLSRTVEEPMNLVVRGPPGAGKTAAVRALAAAAHDDPDADLIEINVADFFDRTKKQIREDPRFSRFLQGQTEFSKQYRRGEGRNKYKRDWSKRDMISHIIQEMASYQPASGSYKTVLLDNAETIREDFQQTLRRVMERHHRSTQFVIATRQPSKLIPAIRSRCFPIPVRAPSTDETEAVLADVADAEGVDAEPLALNLIASKAGGDLRYAVLAAQYAAVEGDGEITASTAETALSDVGHDDALKDVLDDAAAGEIRDARKTLTSLLDDEGFGGQELLSELLRVADTYPEEFGERNIVRLHRLAGSVDLDLAEGNDPRLHLTHLLAAWAGGQSELDREVAV from the coding sequence ATGGACGCGCCCCTGTGGACCGAGACGCACGCCCCGTCGCTATCGGAGCTTCCCCAGTCGGAGGTCCGCGAGCGGCTCTCCCGGACGGTCGAGGAACCGATGAACCTCGTGGTCCGCGGCCCGCCGGGCGCCGGGAAGACCGCGGCCGTCCGGGCGCTGGCCGCCGCGGCCCACGACGACCCCGACGCCGACCTGATCGAGATCAACGTCGCCGACTTCTTCGACCGGACGAAAAAGCAGATCCGGGAGGATCCACGGTTCTCGCGGTTCCTCCAGGGCCAAACCGAGTTCTCGAAGCAGTACCGCCGCGGGGAGGGCCGGAACAAGTACAAACGCGACTGGTCGAAGCGGGATATGATCTCCCACATCATCCAGGAGATGGCGTCGTACCAGCCGGCCTCGGGGTCGTACAAGACGGTGCTGCTCGACAACGCCGAGACCATCCGCGAGGACTTCCAGCAGACGCTGCGGCGGGTGATGGAGCGGCACCACCGGAGCACCCAGTTCGTGATCGCGACGCGGCAGCCCTCGAAGCTCATCCCCGCGATCCGGTCGCGGTGCTTCCCGATCCCGGTTCGGGCGCCCTCGACCGACGAAACCGAGGCGGTGCTCGCGGACGTCGCCGACGCCGAGGGGGTCGACGCCGAGCCGCTGGCGCTGAACCTGATCGCCTCGAAGGCGGGCGGGGACCTCCGGTATGCCGTCCTCGCGGCTCAGTACGCCGCCGTCGAGGGCGACGGCGAGATCACGGCCTCGACCGCCGAGACCGCCCTCTCCGACGTCGGCCACGACGACGCGCTGAAGGACGTACTCGACGACGCCGCCGCCGGGGAGATCCGCGACGCCCGGAAGACACTCACTTCGCTTTTGGACGACGAGGGGTTCGGCGGCCAGGAACTCCTCTCGGAGCTGCTACGGGTGGCCGACACCTACCCCGAGGAGTTCGGCGAGCGGAACATCGTGCGGCTCCACCGGCTCGCCGGGAGCGTCGATCTCGACCTCGCGGAGGGCAACGACCCGCGGCTCCACCTCACCCACCTGCTCGCGGCGTGGGCGGGCGGGCAGTCGGAACTCGACCGGGAGGTCGCCGTCTGA
- a CDS encoding protein sorting system archaetidylserine decarboxylase, giving the protein MRFAPGVRRFALPAFGAAAVLAIVAPPLSIVALAVGVFVAWFFRDPDRRPSGPGVVSPADGEVSVVRTEGDQVRIGVYLSATDVHVTRAPFDGTVERVTHRPGAHRPAFSKASERNERVDVDVTTDHGPAEVSLIAGAFARRIHPYVDSGEALSRAQRIGHIDFGSRTDVLLPPTYDREDLLVSEGDRVRAGESILARGES; this is encoded by the coding sequence ATGCGGTTTGCGCCCGGCGTCCGGCGGTTCGCGCTCCCCGCGTTCGGGGCCGCCGCGGTTTTGGCTATCGTGGCACCGCCGCTTTCGATCGTCGCGCTCGCGGTCGGGGTGTTCGTGGCGTGGTTCTTCCGGGATCCCGACCGCCGGCCGTCCGGTCCGGGGGTGGTGTCGCCCGCCGACGGGGAGGTATCGGTGGTCCGCACGGAAGGCGATCAGGTCCGGATCGGCGTGTACCTGAGCGCGACCGACGTCCACGTGACCCGTGCGCCGTTCGACGGCACCGTCGAGCGCGTCACCCACCGGCCGGGTGCGCACCGGCCGGCGTTCTCGAAGGCCTCCGAGCGCAACGAGCGCGTCGACGTCGACGTCACGACCGACCACGGCCCGGCAGAGGTGTCGTTGATCGCCGGCGCGTTCGCGCGGCGGATCCACCCCTACGTCGACAGCGGCGAGGCGCTCTCGCGGGCCCAGCGCATCGGCCACATCGACTTCGGGTCCCGAACGGACGTACTGCTGCCGCCGACGTACGACCGCGAGGACCTCCTCGTTTCGGAGGGCGACCGCGTCCGGGCCGGCGAGTCGATCCTCGCGCGCGGCGAGTCGTAG